One genomic segment of Rhodohalobacter mucosus includes these proteins:
- a CDS encoding 1,4-dihydroxy-2-naphthoate polyprenyltransferase: MNRQKILNWLRAARPQTLAAALVPVMTGSALAFSDGLFRWDTSLVALFCAFGIQIGTNFANDYFDFIKGADTPDRIGFERATSAGLIQPKQMLRAVILVMLVSFVAGLYLVWIGGWIILVVGLLSLLFGILYTGGPYPLGYNGLGDIFVFIFFGLVAVTATYYVNALQWSSDSLIASIPIGALCVNILVVNNLRDVEQDKISGKRTLGVLLGENWLKSEYILMAGFAYLAPLVMYYFYGYTATIFLPVLSLPFAALLIRQVLFNEDKRLLNKTLERTSQLMILYGVLFAAGILL; encoded by the coding sequence TTGAACAGACAAAAAATTCTCAACTGGCTGCGCGCAGCTCGTCCGCAGACCCTCGCGGCAGCATTGGTACCGGTCATGACCGGATCCGCCCTGGCCTTCAGTGACGGTCTGTTCAGGTGGGATACAAGCCTGGTTGCACTCTTCTGTGCATTCGGTATTCAGATAGGAACCAACTTCGCCAACGACTACTTCGACTTCATCAAAGGTGCCGACACACCCGACCGCATCGGTTTTGAAAGAGCTACATCTGCAGGTCTTATTCAGCCCAAACAGATGCTTCGGGCAGTCATCCTGGTTATGCTGGTCTCATTTGTTGCAGGCCTCTATCTGGTATGGATTGGAGGCTGGATCATCCTGGTTGTCGGCCTGCTTTCACTGCTCTTCGGCATTCTCTACACCGGCGGACCCTATCCTCTCGGATACAATGGGCTGGGTGATATCTTTGTTTTTATCTTTTTCGGCCTCGTGGCCGTAACCGCTACATATTATGTTAATGCCCTTCAGTGGAGCTCTGATTCACTCATTGCATCCATTCCGATAGGGGCGCTCTGCGTTAATATCCTGGTTGTGAATAATCTGAGAGATGTGGAGCAGGACAAAATCAGCGGAAAACGAACCCTGGGAGTGCTTTTAGGTGAGAACTGGCTCAAATCTGAATATATTCTCATGGCCGGCTTTGCATACCTCGCTCCTTTGGTTATGTATTATTTCTACGGCTACACGGCAACCATATTTCTGCCGGTACTCAGCCTTCCGTTTGCGGCACTGCTCATCCGGCAGGTGCTTTTTAATGAGGATAAGCGGTTGCTTAACAAAACACTGGAGCGTACATCCCAGCTGATGATACTATACGGGGTACTGTTCGCTGCCGGTATTCTCCTGTAA
- a CDS encoding AMP-binding protein: protein MNGKSQPLPEYHPPDPDLHFMASEHRIYDYTHLFHFALRLRERLADVEVSEKRPVLLFADSSDRLVFSIASLFLLNIPYLVLRRDMPSKDLDRVLEHIKPACILETGDSASTLSGTHGLDVVQTETTWMEREAYWTPEKFTLADPGDIAGYFLTSGTTGSPKIVPLKRRQVLFAAFASESNVKPSPNAYWLLCLPLNHIGGISIIYRTLLYHSALFRMDRFDADAVRTFLSENPLFEAASLVPTMLMRLMEDHLFTTHADFKAILLGGGRIPPAFIDAAVTRGIPVVSSYGMTETCAQIAANPILRPSGTYYPKSSVGDIFPPNQIEIRNEEGKVLPAIEEGVIWLIGPQVFDGYTDESLNAGVFDDDGWFCTGDYGHLNRYKQLFIGSRRTDLIVTGGENVNPFYVESVLNGLKGVAESAVIGVPDPEWGQRVIAMVTGDKELTDPASLKKELGRKLYDFQVPKEIHIVKELPKTDLGKIKRSELQGIYTSLVQGEY, encoded by the coding sequence ATGAACGGGAAATCACAACCTCTTCCCGAGTATCACCCGCCCGACCCCGACCTTCACTTCATGGCTTCGGAACACCGGATCTATGACTATACCCATCTCTTTCACTTTGCCCTGCGTCTTCGCGAGCGTCTTGCAGATGTTGAGGTCAGTGAAAAAAGGCCTGTTTTACTGTTCGCTGACAGCTCGGACAGACTGGTTTTCAGCATTGCCTCCCTCTTTCTGTTAAATATTCCGTACCTGGTTCTCAGAAGGGATATGCCCTCCAAAGACCTGGACCGGGTACTGGAGCATATCAAACCGGCCTGTATTCTTGAAACCGGAGACTCCGCATCCACTCTATCCGGCACACACGGCCTGGACGTGGTTCAAACAGAAACTACATGGATGGAGCGGGAGGCATACTGGACCCCCGAAAAATTTACCCTTGCTGATCCGGGAGATATTGCAGGCTATTTTCTGACATCCGGCACCACCGGATCCCCGAAAATTGTACCCCTGAAACGAAGACAAGTACTGTTTGCAGCCTTTGCGTCCGAATCGAACGTAAAACCTTCTCCCAATGCCTACTGGCTTCTCTGCCTTCCCCTGAACCACATTGGTGGAATCTCCATCATCTACCGCACGCTTTTATACCATTCCGCACTGTTCCGGATGGATCGGTTTGATGCTGATGCGGTTCGAACCTTTTTGTCTGAAAACCCACTCTTTGAGGCTGCTTCGCTGGTTCCCACCATGCTGATGCGATTAATGGAAGATCACCTCTTTACAACCCATGCTGATTTTAAAGCAATTCTGTTGGGAGGCGGACGCATACCGCCTGCTTTCATAGATGCTGCAGTAACCCGCGGCATACCGGTCGTATCAAGCTATGGCATGACGGAAACGTGCGCACAAATTGCTGCAAACCCGATTCTGAGGCCAAGCGGTACCTACTATCCCAAGTCGAGTGTGGGCGATATTTTTCCGCCCAATCAGATCGAAATCAGAAATGAAGAAGGAAAGGTTCTTCCCGCGATTGAAGAAGGAGTTATCTGGCTGATCGGACCGCAGGTTTTTGACGGGTACACGGATGAGTCACTGAATGCCGGAGTTTTTGACGATGATGGCTGGTTTTGTACCGGCGATTACGGACACCTTAACAGATACAAACAGCTATTTATCGGATCCCGACGCACCGACTTGATCGTTACGGGCGGTGAAAACGTAAATCCCTTTTATGTTGAGTCGGTTCTGAACGGGCTCAAGGGAGTTGCCGAATCGGCCGTTATTGGAGTACCGGACCCTGAATGGGGGCAGCGCGTGATCGCAATGGTTACGGGAGATAAAGAGTTAACAGATCCAGCATCACTAAAAAAAGAACTGGGCAGAAAATTATATGATTTTCAGGTGCCGAAAGAGATTCATATTGTTAAGGAGCTTCCAAAAACGGATCTGGGCAAGATCAAGCGATCCGAGCTCCAGGGCATTTATACGTCACTTGTGCAAGGAGAATATTGA
- a CDS encoding tRNA-queuosine alpha-mannosyltransferase domain-containing protein, producing MNILAVEPFYSGSHKAFLTGLKEHSRHTIIPINLDYKRWKWRMHGDSVKLAEMTSHVSEPVDLLLISSMTNLPAFLALTNPRFAHTPKAMVMHENQLTQPLPEGEERDLTYCYINYLSMLTADKLLFSSEFHMKDLLEALPVFLENFPNDKSYNTIDKIRAKSMVMYPGLDLSVFDEQPDTRAQNKRPVIVWNQRWQFDRNPAMFFKVLNRLNDIDLEFDLILAGDSQHQKPEEFEKAWKRFGDQITHFGYVDNVESYSKLLHSGDIVVSTATYEFFCVAIMEAVYCGCHPLVPNRLHYPELIPKSLHKPLLHAPVLYDTEDDLFRIMKDLLTGKSKPLPKSSLQNINKHLDRSRMIDRYDDLFDELQKEESVAAF from the coding sequence TTGAATATTCTTGCAGTAGAACCTTTTTACAGCGGTTCGCATAAAGCCTTTCTGACGGGTTTAAAGGAGCATTCGCGCCATACCATAATTCCGATCAACCTTGACTACAAGAGGTGGAAGTGGAGAATGCATGGCGATTCTGTGAAACTGGCTGAGATGACAAGTCATGTCAGTGAACCTGTTGACCTGCTGCTAATCAGCAGTATGACCAATCTGCCCGCTTTTTTGGCGCTTACCAATCCCCGTTTTGCTCACACACCGAAGGCTATGGTGATGCATGAAAACCAGTTAACGCAGCCGCTGCCTGAAGGAGAGGAGAGAGACCTCACATACTGTTATATCAACTATCTGAGCATGCTTACGGCCGACAAGCTGCTCTTCTCTTCAGAGTTCCACATGAAGGATCTTCTGGAGGCACTCCCCGTATTTTTGGAAAATTTTCCGAATGATAAATCCTACAACACCATCGATAAGATCCGTGCAAAAAGCATGGTCATGTATCCGGGCCTTGACCTGAGCGTGTTCGATGAGCAACCCGATACCCGTGCACAAAACAAACGCCCCGTTATTGTTTGGAATCAGCGGTGGCAGTTCGACCGGAACCCGGCCATGTTTTTTAAAGTACTGAACCGGTTAAATGATATTGACCTTGAATTCGATCTCATTCTGGCAGGTGATTCACAGCACCAGAAACCGGAGGAGTTTGAAAAAGCGTGGAAGAGGTTTGGAGATCAAATCACACATTTCGGGTATGTGGACAATGTTGAAAGCTACAGTAAATTGCTTCATTCAGGGGATATTGTTGTCTCAACCGCCACCTACGAATTCTTCTGCGTTGCTATCATGGAAGCTGTTTATTGCGGCTGTCATCCCCTCGTACCCAACAGGCTGCACTATCCGGAATTGATTCCAAAAAGCCTGCATAAGCCCCTTCTTCACGCTCCCGTTCTTTATGACACCGAAGATGATCTGTTTCGAATCATGAAAGATCTTTTGACGGGCAAGTCGAAACCACTGCCAAAGTCGTCGCTTCAAAATATCAACAAGCACCTTGACAGGAGCCGCATGATTGACCGGTACGATGACCTTTTTGATGAACTTCAGAAAGAGGAAAGTGTAGCGGCTTTTTGA
- a CDS encoding glutamine synthetase III, which yields MSQTIRRYDTLAAARSYKPVINGDFKQAHVTEVFGEFTLNLDGLKERLPKTVWKELKNTIEDGQQLNPSVADAVALAMKEWATEMGASHFTHWFQPLTGATAEKHDSFITPNQGGGAISEFSGKDLIQGEPDASSFPSGGLRPTFEARGYTAWDPTSPVFLIENQNGKYLCIPTAFASWTGEALDHKTPLLRSIEALDKQAKRALALFGVDSKRVTSTVGCEQEYFLIDQEFFYRRPDLMTSGRTLMGAKPPRGQELDDHYFGSIPDRVLSFMLEAETELYKLGIPVKTRHNEVAPGQFEIAPMFENCNIAADHQQLTMIVLKKIAKNYGFECLLHEKPFDGLNGSGKHLNWSMSTKEGLNLLEPGDSPHENMQFLFFFSAVLRAVYKHQDLLRVSIAHAGNDHRLGANEAPPAIISAYVGEQLEDIINQLLNGGLKKSMKSGLMGLGTPVLPTLPKHAGDRNRTSPFAFTGNKFEFRAVGSSQSVSFPIVVLNTIVAEAIDELCESLEKKMKKKKLEMSLKEVLVESLKETHDIVFNGDGYSDDWQKEAKKRGLLNLKTTADALPTLTSKKNVKLFEKYKVLNDREVHSRLEIWAEQYVTNLTIEVDTTEAMARTMVFPAAVRYLNELAAAVKETKSLKMKNSGSEKMLKTVNSALNDLSDALDNLKKTQEKLKGGDIIDQCKEYRDYVIPAMTKVRDAVDFLERYTADDYWPLPIYREMLFVK from the coding sequence ATGTCACAGACAATACGCCGATACGATACATTGGCAGCAGCCCGGTCATACAAACCGGTTATCAACGGAGATTTCAAACAAGCACATGTAACCGAGGTATTCGGTGAATTCACCCTTAATCTTGACGGACTCAAAGAGAGGCTTCCCAAAACTGTATGGAAGGAGCTAAAGAATACGATTGAAGACGGGCAACAGCTTAACCCGTCAGTTGCCGATGCTGTGGCTCTGGCGATGAAGGAGTGGGCTACCGAAATGGGAGCTTCCCACTTCACGCACTGGTTCCAGCCGCTAACGGGGGCCACTGCTGAAAAACACGACAGTTTTATTACACCAAACCAGGGTGGAGGAGCAATTTCCGAGTTTTCGGGTAAAGACCTGATTCAGGGCGAGCCGGATGCATCCAGTTTCCCCAGCGGCGGTCTTCGTCCCACATTTGAAGCGCGGGGATACACGGCATGGGATCCGACCTCCCCGGTATTTCTGATCGAAAATCAGAATGGCAAGTATCTCTGTATACCCACCGCATTTGCATCTTGGACCGGAGAAGCGCTCGATCACAAGACACCGCTGCTTCGTTCAATCGAAGCCCTCGACAAGCAGGCAAAGCGCGCACTTGCACTATTCGGTGTAGACAGTAAGAGAGTTACCTCAACCGTTGGTTGCGAGCAGGAGTATTTTCTGATTGATCAGGAGTTCTTTTATCGGCGCCCGGACCTGATGACCTCCGGACGTACCCTGATGGGTGCGAAACCTCCAAGGGGCCAGGAGCTGGATGACCACTATTTCGGGTCGATACCCGACAGGGTGCTTTCGTTCATGCTTGAAGCGGAAACAGAGCTGTACAAGCTGGGTATTCCGGTCAAGACAAGACACAATGAGGTTGCACCGGGTCAGTTTGAAATAGCGCCGATGTTTGAAAACTGCAACATTGCGGCCGACCATCAGCAGCTTACCATGATCGTTCTCAAAAAAATTGCCAAGAATTACGGTTTTGAGTGCCTGCTGCACGAAAAACCATTCGACGGACTGAACGGAAGCGGCAAGCACCTGAACTGGTCAATGAGCACCAAGGAAGGACTGAACCTGCTGGAACCGGGTGACAGTCCGCATGAAAACATGCAGTTCCTCTTCTTCTTTTCAGCGGTTCTTCGTGCGGTGTACAAACATCAGGATCTTCTGAGGGTCTCGATCGCACACGCCGGCAATGACCACAGGCTGGGTGCAAACGAAGCCCCGCCCGCCATTATCTCGGCATATGTAGGAGAGCAGCTTGAGGATATTATCAATCAGCTGTTGAACGGCGGCCTCAAAAAGTCGATGAAGAGCGGCCTGATGGGACTCGGAACCCCTGTTCTCCCCACGCTTCCGAAGCATGCAGGCGACCGTAACCGGACTTCACCCTTTGCGTTCACCGGAAATAAGTTTGAGTTCCGCGCGGTAGGATCCAGCCAATCCGTTTCATTCCCGATTGTTGTTCTCAACACGATTGTTGCTGAAGCAATAGATGAGCTTTGCGAGAGTCTTGAGAAGAAAATGAAGAAGAAGAAACTGGAAATGTCTCTGAAAGAAGTTCTGGTAGAATCTCTGAAGGAAACACATGACATTGTTTTTAACGGAGACGGGTACTCAGACGACTGGCAAAAAGAGGCCAAGAAGCGGGGTCTGCTGAACCTCAAAACTACAGCTGACGCCCTTCCCACTCTCACCAGCAAGAAAAATGTGAAGCTCTTTGAGAAATACAAAGTGCTGAATGACAGGGAGGTACACTCGCGCCTCGAAATTTGGGCGGAGCAGTATGTAACCAACCTGACAATTGAGGTGGATACAACGGAAGCGATGGCCAGAACCATGGTGTTTCCGGCAGCTGTCAGGTATCTGAATGAACTGGCTGCAGCGGTTAAAGAGACAAAATCGCTGAAAATGAAAAACAGCGGATCTGAGAAAATGCTGAAAACCGTTAACTCTGCCCTCAATGATCTTAGCGACGCGCTGGACAACCTGAAGAAAACCCAGGAAAAACTGAAAGGCGGAGACATCATTGATCAGTGCAAGGAGTATCGTGACTACGTGATACCTGCAATGACAAAAGTGAGGGATGCAGTTGATTTCCTTGAAAGATATACGGCGGATGATTACTGGCCGCTGCCCATCTATCGGGAAATGCTGTTCGTCAAGTAG
- a CDS encoding enolase C-terminal domain-like protein, whose protein sequence is MLTFYRYRLPFHKPFVTPGGTFTDREGVLLQLETDSFTGLSEASPLPGFSDESLDKTIQQLIDQKETLEALLSTPFTLTGLDNLLREIPLPASAKFALSSLGASTLLKSGLAARDELFAQPFRHQVKVNAVTGIGEYDDIISDIAAHHARGFRTVKIKSTPDPETLASALREAVKKYPSMTFRIDANQSWPVSDALSITGLFTDLNVEYIEEPISVESANDYRELVQKSPIPIALDESLSDMATLETALKALPGIVLIIKPTLLGNIFRISETISANRGPLHRVVVTTALESAVGRSMVQSMAAITGDPGLAHGLDTGRLFEKDLFPLREAENGILNLSSPFNPCTLADIDPNLIHKTD, encoded by the coding sequence ATGCTTACGTTCTACCGATACCGTTTACCTTTTCACAAACCGTTTGTAACTCCCGGGGGCACATTCACCGATCGTGAGGGAGTGCTCCTTCAGCTGGAAACCGACTCCTTTACAGGACTCTCAGAGGCCTCTCCCCTTCCCGGTTTCTCCGACGAATCACTTGATAAAACGATACAGCAGCTGATCGATCAGAAAGAAACCCTCGAAGCACTCCTGTCAACCCCATTCACATTAACCGGGTTAGACAACCTGCTTCGCGAGATCCCGCTCCCGGCTTCTGCCAAATTCGCGCTCAGCAGCCTGGGTGCATCCACCCTCCTTAAATCAGGGCTTGCAGCTCGTGATGAACTGTTTGCGCAGCCGTTCCGTCATCAGGTTAAGGTGAATGCAGTGACCGGAATCGGAGAGTACGATGATATCATCTCAGACATTGCTGCTCACCATGCCAGGGGATTCCGGACCGTTAAAATAAAATCCACTCCCGATCCGGAGACTCTTGCTTCCGCTTTAAGGGAAGCAGTGAAAAAGTATCCGTCAATGACGTTCCGCATTGATGCCAATCAAAGCTGGCCGGTTTCGGATGCGCTCTCCATAACCGGCCTCTTTACAGATTTGAATGTAGAGTATATCGAAGAGCCCATCTCCGTAGAATCGGCAAACGATTACCGTGAACTGGTTCAAAAATCACCCATACCCATTGCACTGGACGAAAGCCTGTCAGATATGGCAACGCTGGAAACCGCTCTTAAAGCCCTTCCCGGTATTGTTTTGATTATTAAACCGACCCTTCTGGGTAATATTTTCAGGATCTCTGAAACAATTTCTGCAAACAGAGGTCCTCTACATAGAGTGGTTGTAACCACAGCACTCGAATCGGCAGTTGGCCGGTCCATGGTTCAATCCATGGCAGCAATAACGGGAGACCCCGGCCTGGCACACGGACTTGACACGGGCAGGCTTTTTGAAAAGGATCTGTTTCCTTTACGTGAAGCCGAAAACGGCATCCTGAACCTTTCATCTCCGTTCAACCCCTGTACACTGGCGGATATCGACCCAAATTTGATCCATAAAACAGATTGA